Proteins encoded within one genomic window of Triticum aestivum cultivar Chinese Spring chromosome 2D, IWGSC CS RefSeq v2.1, whole genome shotgun sequence:
- the LOC123050522 gene encoding uncharacterized protein, giving the protein MAGWLASLPEGTTATDVSAAPCPASNPYRDSIRGVALPRGQYIRSNLFTHSGHSGSSFSGASSYYPSNDSGSSSGWASAAAAADLGTQELTVISYRMVTDGYTQRMVQAFEYGGDPDRALEIWFFELDVDWVLQMREQHVLRRKLPDMSASSLQDLVGRWIRALTVIVFNIRNLAVAVHKMPPIAVAQFGKASVSAMLVFVNAILTVPKTHKLRAVVDMFICVSSVSYYMFTTLVISPEAKSIFSEIGGSLEGEGNRLLKALCSMMEEVRTFIEDDDSWAVEILQGRGEVHRNTRLMVDCIMSMKMTRTSARRHSSANLRGLVDNSVDYLKDVLLRKSELCPDLSMRYLFLLNNSYFIVQVSEPSGDNHGIKLTPECEKYMDSYLDASWGHVLPCISKSKFPGLLCCWINTSSHTKFESAFYQTYNAQKFWKVPDPLLRDALRIAITKRVISGYHNYLDEHPELKKQVRRESSGPDVLKEMLGQIFEG; this is encoded by the coding sequence ATGGCGGGCTGGCTAGCTTCGCTGCCGGAGGGTACCACAGCCACAGACGTCTCGGCTGCTCCCTGCCCAGCGAGCAACCCCTACCGCGACTCGATCCGGGGCGTCGCTCTTCCTCGAGGTCAGTACATCAGATCGAATCTGTTCACCCACTCGGGTCATAGCGGGTCCAGCTTCTCTGGTGCTTCGAGTTATTACCCGTCCAACGACTCCGGCTCATCCTCGGGTTGGGCGTCCGCTGCCGCCGCTGCGGACTTGGGCACTCAGGAACTCACGGTGATCTCTTACCGTATGGTCACCGACGGATACACCCAGCGCATGGTCCAAGCATTCGAGTACGGTGGTGACCCAGACCGTGCGCTGGAGATTTGGTTCTTCGAGCTCGACGTTGACTGGGTTCTCCAAATGCGTGAGCAACATGTTTTACGGCGGAAGCTCCCGGACATGTCGGCGTCATCGCTGCAAGACTTGGTCGGGAGATGGATTCGAGCTCTCACCGTAATAGTCTTCAATATCAGAAATCTGGCCGTCGCTGTTCACAAGATGCCGCCTATTGCAGTGGCACAGTTTGGTAAAGCAAGTGTTTCTGCAATGCTCGTCTTCGTCAACGCTATCCTGACTGTTCCCAAGACACACAAGCTTCGGGCTGTGGTAGACATGTTCATCTGTGTCTCGAGTGTATCATACTACATGTTTACCACACTCGTGATCTCTCCCGAAGCGAAAAGCATTTTCAGCGAGATAGGCGGCTcattggagggggaaggaaacagGTTACTCAAGGCCTTATGCAGCATGATGGAGGAGGTCAGAACATTCATCGAGGACGACGACTCGTGGGCTGTCGAGATTCTGCAAGGAAGAGGCGAGGTTCACAGGAACACTCGGTTGATGGTGGATTGCATCATGTCCATGAAAATGACACGCACCTCGGCACGGAGACACAGCAGTGCAAACCTTCGTGGCCTGGTAGATAACTCCGTTGATTATCTGAAGGATGTGCTCCTGAGAAAATCTGAGCTATGCCCGGATCTAAGCATGAGGTACCTGTTCTTGCTCAACAATTCCTATTTCATAGTGCAGGTGTCTGAGCCATCGGGAGACAACCATGGAATTAAGCTTACACCTGAATGTGAGAAGTACATGGATAGTTATCTTGATGCTTCTTGGGGGCATGTGCTGCCATGCATATCGAAATCAAAATTTCCTGGATTGCTCTGTTGTTGGATCAACACCTCTTCGCATACTAAATTCGAGTCAGCGTTTTATCAAACTTACAATGCTCAGAAGTTCTGGAAGGTCCCGGATCCTCTGCTCAGAGATGCGCTGCGGATAGCGATCACCAAGAGAGTTATTTCAGGTTACCACAACTACCTGGATGAGCATCCAGAGCTAAAGAAACAGGTTCGCCGCGAAAGTAGCGGTCCTGATGTTTTGAAGGAGATGTTGGGACAGATATTCGAGGGATGA